The proteins below come from a single Bacteroidales bacterium WCE2004 genomic window:
- a CDS encoding ribonuclease P protein component, whose product MTPPQGHTLTKEERLCGKTTVSALISSGKWGTTPHLRFCWAAGRDTGLNRLMVSVPKKFFKRAVKRNLLKRRLRESYRLQKELLAATGVDLLLAYSHPEVADSAVLFAEVTEILQRISAKLAAE is encoded by the coding sequence ATGACTCCTCCGCAGGGCCATACTCTCACCAAAGAGGAAAGGCTGTGCGGGAAGACCACCGTCTCCGCACTCATTTCCTCCGGGAAATGGGGCACTACGCCGCACCTGCGCTTCTGCTGGGCGGCGGGGCGCGACACGGGCCTCAACCGCCTGATGGTGTCCGTCCCCAAGAAATTCTTCAAGCGCGCCGTCAAGCGCAACCTGCTCAAGCGCCGGCTGCGCGAATCCTACCGGCTCCAGAAGGAGCTGCTCGCCGCGACGGGCGTGGACCTGTTGCTCGCCTACTCGCATCCCGAGGTCGCCGACTCCGCGGTCCTCTTCGCCGAGGTCACCGAGATCCTGCAACGCATTTCCGCGAAGCTCGCCGCCGAATGA
- a CDS encoding transketolase produces MANPISVLNHAADNIRILAASAVEKAKSGHPGGAMGGADFINVLYSEYLNYDPQNPTWAGRDRFFLDPGHMAPMLYGQLCLIGKYSLDELANLRQWGSPTTGHPEFDPTRGVENTSGPLGQGHAYAVGAAIAAKFLAAHTGNPTFAKETVYAYISDGGVQEEISQGAARIAGILGLDNLVMFYDSNDIQLSTETKVVMNEDTAAKYRALGWEVFEINGNDAAQIRKAIEAAKAVKGKPALIIGKCIMGKGALKEDGSSYERNCKTHGAPLGGDAYKNTIKNLGGDPENPFQIFDDVKELYARRAEELKQIVADRYAEEKAWAAANPEKAAQQADWFSGKAPKIDWSKVSQKENDATRSASAACLSALAEQVPNMICASADLSNSDKTDGFLKKTTAFQAGDFSGAFFQAGVAELTMACCCIGMALHGGVIPACGTFFVFSDYMKPAVRMAALMEIPVKFIWTHDAFRVGEDGPTHEPVEQEAQIRLMEKLKNHHGKNSVLVLRPADAKETTEAWALAMANMSTPSALILSRQNIADLPAGNDYSQAAKGGYIVAGSDANPDVILVASGSEVSTLEAGAKLLRAEGMKVRVVSVPSEGLFRQQSKEYQQSVLPAGVKKFGLTAGLPVTLQGLVPESEGTVWGLESFGFSAPYKVLDEKLGYTAQNVYEQVKKLF; encoded by the coding sequence ATGGCAAATCCTATCAGCGTACTCAACCACGCAGCAGACAACATCCGCATCCTTGCGGCTTCGGCAGTCGAAAAGGCCAAATCCGGTCACCCGGGCGGCGCCATGGGCGGCGCCGACTTCATCAATGTGCTTTACAGCGAGTATCTGAACTACGACCCCCAGAACCCTACCTGGGCCGGTCGCGACCGCTTCTTCCTGGATCCCGGTCACATGGCTCCGATGCTCTACGGCCAGCTCTGCCTCATCGGCAAGTACAGCCTCGACGAACTGGCCAACCTGCGCCAGTGGGGCTCCCCGACCACGGGTCACCCCGAGTTCGACCCGACGCGCGGCGTTGAGAACACCAGCGGCCCGCTCGGCCAGGGCCATGCCTACGCCGTGGGCGCCGCCATCGCAGCGAAGTTCCTGGCCGCCCACACCGGCAACCCGACCTTTGCCAAGGAGACCGTCTATGCCTACATCTCCGACGGCGGCGTGCAGGAGGAGATCTCCCAGGGCGCAGCCCGCATCGCCGGCATCCTGGGCCTGGACAACCTTGTCATGTTTTATGATTCCAACGACATCCAGCTCTCCACCGAGACCAAGGTGGTGATGAACGAGGATACGGCCGCCAAGTACCGCGCCCTCGGCTGGGAGGTCTTCGAGATCAACGGCAACGACGCCGCCCAGATCCGCAAGGCCATCGAGGCCGCCAAGGCCGTCAAGGGCAAGCCGGCTCTCATCATCGGCAAGTGCATCATGGGCAAGGGCGCCCTCAAGGAGGACGGCTCCAGCTACGAGCGCAACTGCAAGACCCACGGCGCCCCGCTCGGCGGCGACGCCTACAAGAATACCATCAAGAACCTTGGCGGCGATCCCGAGAACCCGTTCCAGATCTTCGACGACGTCAAGGAGCTGTACGCCCGCCGCGCCGAGGAGCTGAAGCAGATCGTCGCCGACCGCTACGCCGAGGAGAAGGCCTGGGCGGCAGCCAACCCCGAGAAGGCTGCGCAGCAGGCCGACTGGTTCAGCGGCAAGGCCCCGAAGATCGACTGGAGCAAGGTCTCCCAGAAGGAGAACGACGCCACGCGTTCCGCTTCCGCCGCCTGCCTATCCGCCCTCGCCGAGCAGGTCCCCAACATGATCTGCGCCTCCGCGGACCTCTCCAACTCCGACAAGACCGACGGCTTCCTGAAGAAGACCACCGCCTTCCAGGCCGGCGACTTCTCCGGCGCCTTCTTCCAGGCCGGCGTCGCCGAGCTCACGATGGCCTGCTGCTGCATCGGTATGGCCCTGCACGGCGGTGTCATCCCCGCCTGCGGCACCTTCTTCGTGTTCTCCGACTACATGAAGCCGGCCGTGCGCATGGCCGCCCTGATGGAGATTCCCGTCAAGTTCATCTGGACCCACGACGCCTTCCGCGTCGGTGAGGACGGCCCGACCCACGAGCCCGTCGAGCAGGAGGCCCAGATCCGCCTGATGGAGAAACTGAAGAACCACCACGGCAAGAACTCCGTCCTCGTGCTCCGTCCGGCCGACGCCAAGGAGACCACCGAGGCCTGGGCCCTCGCCATGGCCAACATGAGCACGCCTTCCGCGCTCATCCTGTCCCGCCAGAACATCGCCGACCTCCCGGCCGGCAACGACTACAGCCAGGCTGCCAAGGGCGGCTACATCGTGGCCGGCTCCGACGCCAACCCCGATGTCATCCTCGTGGCCTCCGGTTCCGAAGTCTCCACCCTGGAGGCCGGTGCTAAGCTCCTCCGCGCCGAGGGCATGAAGGTCCGCGTGGTGAGCGTCCCTTCCGAGGGCCTCTTCCGCCAGCAGTCCAAGGAATACCAGCAGAGCGTCCTGCCCGCCGGTGTCAAGAAGTTCGGCCTCACCGCCGGCCTGCCTGTCACGCTGCAGGGCCTCGTGCCTGAGTCCGAGGGCACCGTCTGGGGCCTCGAGTCATTCGGTTTCTCGGCTCCCTACAAGGTGCTCGACGAGAAGCTCGGCTACACCGCGCAGAACGTTTACGAGCAGGTGAAGAAACTCTTTTAG